GATAACACCTCCCAGGATTGCACCTAGAGCAGCGCCTGAACCACCACCGATAGCAGCACCTTTACCTGTGTTGTTCAGACTCCCACAGCTACCAAATATCATGGCAATGCTCATGAAGAGGACCATAAATTTCATCTTGTTCATAATGTTGATGTTTTTTAATTGGTTTATAAAAAATGTTTTATACGAATCGCTTCGCATTATAAATAACAATGCAAAGATAGGAATTATTTGGCAAGCGTATACTTTTTAAGTTAAAATAACTCGGAAGATCTCCTTCTTTTGTTAATAAAATAATAATTATCTTTTTATCGTTGAAGGAATGCTTAAGCTCTTCTTTTTGATACAAATGAACCACCCCAAGAGAATTACACCTTTGGCAACGGTGGTGACGCAGACTGCCCACCAGATTCCTTCCACTCCCATACCCATTCGTACAAACAGGATGGCAAGCGGAATACGCATATAGTTGCAGCTGATGCTGATAATGGCAGGAGGTATGGTGCGTCCGATACCGTAGAATACTCCCTGCATGGTGATTTCGAGCATCATGAAGAGTTGGGAATATCCATCGATACGAAGGAATACACCTCCGGCTTCGTAGGCCGCTTGTTCGGGGACGAATAAGGCAAAAACTTCATTCCCGAAGAAAACGAATAGCAGGGTACAGAATACACCGAAGATGCCCGTCATCCATAAGGTAATATACCAAGCTCTAAGCACTCGTTCGATGCGTCCGGCGGCATAGTTTTGGGCGATGAAGGCACTTAGTGCAGTGGAGAATCCTTGGGAGGTATTCCAGGTAATCGCTTCGATTTGTCCTCCGGTGGTGAAAGTCATTAAACCGATGTGTCCACCCTGTTCCGAAGCAGTGCGGCAGAGGAACATATTGACAAAAGCAAACAGTGTATTTAAAGTGGCTACGGGTAATCCCAGTTTAAGGATTCTCCGCGTATATTTTTTCTTTAGTCGGGTGAAGAAAGGGAAACCGCCTACCAGAGCATCCCTGCAACGCAGCTGGTAGATGAAAATCAGGAAAACACTTGCTTCCGCAATCCAAGTGGCGTATGCCGCACCGTTGGTTCCCAGCCC
This genomic window from Bacteroides sp. AN502(2024) contains:
- a CDS encoding MATE family efflux transporter, whose product is MKGIKNLTQGSINRQLFNLAMPIMATSFIQMAYSLTDMAWVGRLGSEAVAAVGSVGILTWMSGSISLLNKVGSEVSVGQSIGVQNQEDARHFASHNITIALIISICWGGLLFILAEPIIRIYELEEPITANAIQYLRIVSTGLPFIFLSAAFTGIYNAAGRSKVPFFISGTGLILNIILDPLFIFGFGLGTNGAAYATWIAEASVFLIFIYQLRCRDALVGGFPFFTRLKKKYTRRILKLGLPVATLNTLFAFVNMFLCRTASEQGGHIGLMTFTTGGQIEAITWNTSQGFSTALSAFIAQNYAAGRIERVLRAWYITLWMTGIFGVFCTLLFVFFGNEVFALFVPEQAAYEAGGVFLRIDGYSQLFMMLEITMQGVFYGIGRTIPPAIISISCNYMRIPLAILFVRMGMGVEGIWWAVCVTTVAKGVILLGWFICIKKKSLSIPSTIKR